The following coding sequences are from one Brienomyrus brachyistius isolate T26 chromosome 2, BBRACH_0.4, whole genome shotgun sequence window:
- the LOC125717645 gene encoding uncharacterized protein LOC125717645 isoform X2 produces the protein MYRYWDMRLSSYRKALTSAMLNTRPVNCIGNMFYKHSIDTDIENSFVFFRLPTEKDGFPKVKLDNSPSGHHVERKNYKPVSKCSKNRGLNGTYTIPKNVANVPGQTWESDNHILAYLDDMDFAIEKAKNDYSYYGRVCIDLQEFSHVLEIYGYPPMFNTDDLLDAFVDFREEGLTIKRVDNTHALGIFSSESAALRALSIRHPLLKIRKLSKGINKSRAKAVSCAEFIQSMREGPRKDTAGPEGQSC, from the exons ATGTATCGTTATTGGGATATGAGATTATCGTCATATCGCAAAGCTCTAACGTCAGCCATGCTGAACACTCGTCCAGTAAACTGCATAGGCAATATGTTTTATAAACACAGCATAGACACTGATATTGAAAATTCATTTGTCTTCTTCAGGTTACCCACAGAGAAGGATGGTTTCCCAAAAGTAAAATTAGACAATTCGCCCTCAGGTCATCATGTGGAAAGAAAAAACTACAAGCCTGTATCGAAATGTAGCAAAAACCGGGGATTAAATGGGACCTACACAATACCCAAAAACGTGGCAAATGTGCCTGGCCAGACCTGGGAAAGTGACAATCAT ATACTGGCATACCTGGATGACATGGATTTTGCCATTGAGAAGGCCAAAAATGACTACTCGTACTATGGGAGAGTGTGCATTGACCTCCAGGAATTCTCTCATGTTCTTGAAATATACGGTTACCCCCCAATGTTTAATACAGATGACCTGCTTGATGCCTTCGTAGACTTCAG AGAGGAAGGTCTGACAATAAAGCGGGTTGATAACACTCACGCCCTTGGCATTTTCTCCAGCGAGTCAGCAG CACTCAGAGCCCTATCTATCCGCCATCCGCTGCTGAAAATCCGGAAGCTGTCAAAAGGCATCAACAAATCAAGAGCCAAAGCAGTGAGCTGTGCAG AGTTTATCCAGAGTATGAGAGAGGGACCTCGCAAAGACACTGCTGGACCTGAAGGACAGAGCTGCTAG
- the LOC125717645 gene encoding uncharacterized protein LOC125717645 isoform X1, which produces MYRYWDMRLSSYRKALTSAMLNTRPVNCIGNMFYKHSIDTDIENSFVFFRLPTEKDGFPKVKLDNSPSGHHVERKNYKPVSKCSKNRGLNGTYTIPKNVANVPGQTWESDNHVCASHQPASVEHNLSGSEESYFQTKEGFAAVSGQALPFDQMASNFMEMNLDDCPGGGSIAPVLVLTRPQMKDADDSEAYTKEILAYLDDMDFAIEKAKNDYSYYGRVCIDLQEFSHVLEIYGYPPMFNTDDLLDAFVDFREEGLTIKRVDNTHALGIFSSESAALRALSIRHPLLKIRKLSKGINKSRAKAVSCAEFIQSMREGPRKDTAGPEGQSC; this is translated from the exons ATGTATCGTTATTGGGATATGAGATTATCGTCATATCGCAAAGCTCTAACGTCAGCCATGCTGAACACTCGTCCAGTAAACTGCATAGGCAATATGTTTTATAAACACAGCATAGACACTGATATTGAAAATTCATTTGTCTTCTTCAGGTTACCCACAGAGAAGGATGGTTTCCCAAAAGTAAAATTAGACAATTCGCCCTCAGGTCATCATGTGGAAAGAAAAAACTACAAGCCTGTATCGAAATGTAGCAAAAACCGGGGATTAAATGGGACCTACACAATACCCAAAAACGTGGCAAATGTGCCTGGCCAGACCTGGGAAAGTGACAATCATGTATGTGCTTCACATCAGCCTGCTTCAGTGGAACACAACTTGAGTGGATCAGAAGAATCGTACTTCCAAACAAAAGAAGGATTTGCTGCTGTATCTGGCCAGGCTCTGCCATTTGATCAGATGGCTTCTAACTTTATGGAAATGAATTTGGATGACTGTCCAGGAGGTGGCAGTATTGCTCCAGTTCTGGTTTTAACTAGGCCACAGATGAAAGATGCAGATGATTCTGAAGCTTACACAAAAGAG ATACTGGCATACCTGGATGACATGGATTTTGCCATTGAGAAGGCCAAAAATGACTACTCGTACTATGGGAGAGTGTGCATTGACCTCCAGGAATTCTCTCATGTTCTTGAAATATACGGTTACCCCCCAATGTTTAATACAGATGACCTGCTTGATGCCTTCGTAGACTTCAG AGAGGAAGGTCTGACAATAAAGCGGGTTGATAACACTCACGCCCTTGGCATTTTCTCCAGCGAGTCAGCAG CACTCAGAGCCCTATCTATCCGCCATCCGCTGCTGAAAATCCGGAAGCTGTCAAAAGGCATCAACAAATCAAGAGCCAAAGCAGTGAGCTGTGCAG AGTTTATCCAGAGTATGAGAGAGGGACCTCGCAAAGACACTGCTGGACCTGAAGGACAGAGCTGCTAG
- the LOC125717645 gene encoding R3H and coiled-coil domain-containing protein 1-like isoform X3 produces MASNFMEMNLDDCPGGGSIAPVLVLTRPQMKDADDSEAYTKEILAYLDDMDFAIEKAKNDYSYYGRVCIDLQEFSHVLEIYGYPPMFNTDDLLDAFVDFREEGLTIKRVDNTHALGIFSSESAALRALSIRHPLLKIRKLSKGINKSRAKAVSCAEFIQSMREGPRKDTAGPEGQSC; encoded by the exons ATGGCTTCTAACTTTATGGAAATGAATTTGGATGACTGTCCAGGAGGTGGCAGTATTGCTCCAGTTCTGGTTTTAACTAGGCCACAGATGAAAGATGCAGATGATTCTGAAGCTTACACAAAAGAG ATACTGGCATACCTGGATGACATGGATTTTGCCATTGAGAAGGCCAAAAATGACTACTCGTACTATGGGAGAGTGTGCATTGACCTCCAGGAATTCTCTCATGTTCTTGAAATATACGGTTACCCCCCAATGTTTAATACAGATGACCTGCTTGATGCCTTCGTAGACTTCAG AGAGGAAGGTCTGACAATAAAGCGGGTTGATAACACTCACGCCCTTGGCATTTTCTCCAGCGAGTCAGCAG CACTCAGAGCCCTATCTATCCGCCATCCGCTGCTGAAAATCCGGAAGCTGTCAAAAGGCATCAACAAATCAAGAGCCAAAGCAGTGAGCTGTGCAG AGTTTATCCAGAGTATGAGAGAGGGACCTCGCAAAGACACTGCTGGACCTGAAGGACAGAGCTGCTAG